TAATTGAAACCGAAATAATGTATCAGGAAAGCGTAAACGTAATTGAAGTAACTTCTTTTCACCGGAGCGCCATCCCTGAGGTAGCTTACCAAATGGCCTGCATAGTTGGCATCCATCCAATAAGAGGCTTTCCTTGACGATATATTCTGGAACTCCAGCCCGTCCATAGGGTTCAGCTCAAGGAAAACATATTTTACCGGCCTTTCCTTCATTTTTGAATAATCCCTCAGAAAAGCATCGTATTGATAGTATGTTTCGAACAGCTTGTTTGCCGGCGTACCGAGGTTAAAGCCTTTGGTACTTAATCCGTTGGCATTATTTATTGAGTCAAACACCGATGGTACGATATGCCTTATGGTACGGCTCGTGCCAAAAAACAGCGTGTTATACTTGTTTATATTTTCCTTTAGGTAATCATAGCGCACTTCAAAGCGGTCGTCCTGCACCGGGTAAAAAGTACAGATATTAATAACCAGGTTAATCGCTGACACGCAGAGTACAAACAGGGTGGCTCTCTTTAAAAATTTTTTCATCTGTCGCCGGGATTAAAATTGAAAATATATGAATTCCTGCTCACTGCCGAAGAATATAAATATCAGGCCTATAAGTACAAAATAAAAGGCCCATCGCACTACTGCCGGCAGCTTTATTCCAAACCGTTCGAGGGCATAGTTGTTTTCGCGGCCCAGCCATTCGATCACCATAAAGAACGCGATCAGGGCAAACAACAGGTACGGCTTTATCGTCGGCACTGTGAACAGCGACGATGAGAATATCCCGCCGATATAATCGAATGCATGGCTAAGGCTTTCGGCACGGAAGAAAATCCACGCGAAAACCGCGAGTGCAAATGTGGTGGTCAGCTGGAAGACTTCCCTAATGTTGGGGAACAGCCTGCCCTGTGCAACGATATCAATATTGTTACGGTTGGTCTTCATGATGATGGAAGGCATAATGAACAAAGCATTCAGTCCGCCCCAGAAAAGGAAGGTCCAGTTGGCCCCGTGCCAAAAACCGCTCACCAGGAATATGATGAAGGTGTTCCGTATGCGCATCCAGTTGCCGCCCTTGCTTCCGCCAAGGGGAATGTAGAGGTAATCCTTGAACCATGTGGATAACGAGATGTGCCACCGTCTCCAAAATTCGGCAATATCACGGGAGAAATATGGGAAGTTGAAGTTCTTCAACAACTCGAAGCCTAACAGCCGGGCACTGCCCAATGCGATATCCGAGTAGCCTGAGAAGTCGCCGTAGATCTGGAACGTGAAAAAGATAGCGCCTAAAACCAG
Above is a genomic segment from Flavobacterium album containing:
- a CDS encoding MBOAT family O-acyltransferase yields the protein MLFNSFSYALFFPLIFFLYWFVTKRSLKVQNIMLLLASYFFYGCWDWRFVFLLAFSTALDYGSGIMIQRSESNAVRKAWLIISVGLNLSFLGFFKYYNFFIESFADLLRSMGMSPHYSTLNIILPIGISFYTFHGLSYVFDIYNRRIQPTYNLVNYTLFVSFFPLLVAGPIERATHLLPQIEKPRVFRYEKAVDGLRQMLWGLFKKIVIADNCAYFANEIFNNSAEQSGSTLVLGAIFFTFQIYGDFSGYSDIALGSARLLGFELLKNFNFPYFSRDIAEFWRRWHISLSTWFKDYLYIPLGGSKGGNWMRIRNTFIIFLVSGFWHGANWTFLFWGGLNALFIMPSIIMKTNRNNIDIVAQGRLFPNIREVFQLTTTFALAVFAWIFFRAESLSHAFDYIGGIFSSSLFTVPTIKPYLLFALIAFFMVIEWLGRENNYALERFGIKLPAVVRWAFYFVLIGLIFIFFGSEQEFIYFQF